The Acetobacter ascendens genome includes the window GCGCGCGGCAGCGGTGCGAACATACGGCCCCGGAACCCTGATTTTTGCTGATCTCGACATTGGAGAGCGGTTTCATTTCGCGAGCAGTCCGTGCGCTTCGGTCTGCGTGAAAATCCGTCGACGCCGATACAGCCTCGCCGGACGGGTCTGTTATGCCCAGCCCGGTCAGGCCGTCGTGCGGCTGACGGTGTCAGAAACTGACAGCGCCATCTCCGCATGAACCCGACGCTCCCCCGGGAGCGTCCTTCCTTCCCATTCCTCCATCCGACAAGGACATGGCTCATGATGACGTCCCACAGCGCTTTTGTGCGCGCCCTGCGTGATTTCCTTTCCCTGTGCTTCGGTGCGCTGGCCTTCGTGGTCATGGTTTTCTTCATCCTGTGCGCGCCCAGTTTTCTGGGCGGGTCCGTTCCTGTCTACCGTGCCCCATGATGATGGCCAACCGATGAGCAGGGAGGCCCGGCTCATGGCGCTGGTGAACGCGGCTCTGGCCTGGGAGCGGGATGCTTTCGAGAGCGACAGTCCGATAGTCAGAAGATGGTCGCTAGCTTCCGGACGGTTTGTCTCACACTCCGATCGACCACGGTAGACTGGCACTGTGAGGTGCCCGGAACGGTTTGACCCGTATTCCGATCGACCGTTGTGTCTTTCCACGGACCTGTCGACTGTCCGGAAGCACCTCGCGGAAAGGCTATGCCTTGGCCATTGCCTGTGACCCGAGAAGGGCCTGACCTGATGAGGTCTCATGACTGTCCTGTCCATGCAGCGGACCTTGGCCTAGCCATCACGACAGAGAAGCGCGAGGAACCGTCATGGACAAAAACGAAGAAAGACTGCGTCAGGTTGTTGGCGGTGTCGACACCCACAAGGATCTGCATGTTGCAGCCATTGTTGACGAGCAGGACCATGTGATCGGCACACAGAGTTTCCCCACGACAAGACAGGGGTATCGGCAGATGCTGGCCTGGATGCGAGCCGCAGGTGATCTCGTGCGTGTGGGTGTTGAATCAACCGGCAGCTATGGTGCTGGCCTGTTGCGTTATCTTCAGGCTGCTGAGGTTGAAGTTCTGGAAGTCACGGCGCCGGATCGACATGATCGGCGTCGGCGTGGAAAGAATGATGATCTGGACGCCCAGAACGCAGCGCACGCCGCCTTTGCAGGCCAACGCACCGTTACACCACGACGCAGGGACGGCATGGTGGAAGCACTCCGGGTCTTGAGAGCGTGCCGCAAAACTGCCGTAAGTGCACGACGGATTTCCCTGCAGATGATCCAGAACACCATCATTGCGGCCCCAGATACCCTGCGTGAGCATCTTCGCTCCATGACCCGCATGCAGTTGATCCGCACTCTTGCTGCCTCCCGACCGGATCTCACGGCTTATCGCGATATCGAGGCAGCTTATCGGATCAGCCTGAAATCTCTTGCGCGTCGCTACCTTGAACTGCATGACGAAATTGGTGAACTGGATCTGATGATCAAGGCTATTGTTGAGGAACTGGCACCTGACCTCATTGCCAGAAATTCCATAGGCTATAATGGAGCAGCGCAACTTCTTCTGACGGCCGGCGACAATCCAGACCGCCTGAAATCAGAGGCCAGCTTCGCTGCCCTTTGCGGTGTCACGCCTGTTCCGGCGTCCTCTGGAAAAACAATTCGTCATCGTCTGAACCGAGGTGGTGATCGGGCGGCTAACAGCGCCCTGCATATCATCGCGATTGGACGCCTGCGAACAGATGAAAAAACACGCGCCTATGTTGCCAGGCGTGTGGCAGAAGGACATTCCAAACTTGAGGTTATCCGTATCCTCAAGCGCTATATCGCCCGTGAGGTCTACGGGATCATCATACGCCGACATCGGGACATCAACGCCACACGTTTTGCTACTTGACAAACAGAAGGGCGTCCGCGGCTGTCAGTATGTGTCCATTCGCTACACGCAAAGACTGGCTGAAGAGGGCCTTGTTGCTTCTGTCGGAAGCGTTGGAGATTCCTATGATAACGCCCTGGCGGAGACCATCAACGGACTTTATAAAACCGAACTCATCTATCGGCAGGGACCATGGAAAAACAGGGAAGCTGTTGAACTAGCAACACTTAAATGGGTCGACTGGTTCAATCATCGACGGATCCTGTCCTCCATTGGAAACATCCCCCAGCAGAAGCTGAGGCACGCTTTTATGCACAACAGAAATCACATGCATTAGCCGCTTAAATCAGATAAAAAACGTCTCCACAAAACCCGGGGCAATTCAATGCGTCGAATGCCCTTCGTGAACGGATATGGGGCATGGGAGCCCAGCCCGCCATTCCTGCGAAACGACGCGATGGGCCGGTCGCCTGCCCAAAATGGGCCTATCGGTGTCGACATCTTGTCGAGAACCTCTGGGCTCGCCTCAAGGAGTGGCGCGCTGTCGCAACCAGATACGAAAAAAACAGCAACGTCGTTCCTCGCGGTCATCCACATCGCTGCCGCAGCAGACTGGATCAAGCACTAACTGGCCCTAGCATCCTCAAGTTGATCGATGGTATACCTCTGCTAATTTGCATATATCGTATTGGTGATTGTGAGAAAATCATTTCAGAAATCAAAAGCATCCATTTATCAGATACTTTTCCCATGACCTCTATAGCCAAATCTCCTTCATTGAAACTCCCCATCTTCAAAGATTTATAAAGCTTTTTTTGCTTTTCTTTGTTTATCATAAGGCTATCACAACTTTGAGGGCCTATTGCTCTTTTAAAGTTAAATAATGCGCTGTACCAACTTCAATCATATGCTTACCAATTTTTACAAAATCGCCTTCTTCCCACTTCCGTGTACGGCTGATAGAAAAACTAACGGCATAGGCTGCTCCGATGAGATAATTACCCATTGCTTCCAAAGTATCATTTTGATGAATACATTGTTCAGCTACCTGACGAGCTATGTGTTCAGGATCAATAGTAATACGAAGCTTCATCGGGGCAAACTCATTTATCGTAACAACTATTACTGGAATGGCATATAGCGAATTGAAATGAAAGCCATATTATCATCAGTATGCGGTTTTGGACCGCCCACTCCAGAGAAGCCAATAACATCCGTATGAGAGAACTGAGCACCCAGTGCAAGTGTCCCATAATCACCCTGCGAATAACGCCACCACATACCAATAGTGCCTTGAGCTACGCGCTTAATATTTGCATTACAACCCAAGGAACTATATTCTATATTGCAACCGGCAACGTTATATTGAGAGTTTCCGTAACCATAAGGAGTTCCACCTACACTATACGAACTACGCTTCAGTATCTCTTCCATGCCACCATAGGCATATATATCAATCACTTTGCTCGGATGCCAGATAAGGCCCACTAGCGTTTGCGCTTCCGGAAGAGGGGCTGGAGAACCGTTCCTATTAGTTGTCGTGTCAGGCAAATTGGACGTACCATAGCGCCCGATACCGTAGCCCATCATCCCCGAAGCTTCGAAATCAAATTTCTTCTTGACAATTGGAATGATCATTCCACCGCCACCTCCACCAGCAACGGCAGTATGGCTTTTTCCGCCTCCATTGTAACTCAAGCGATCATGCATGAAACGCATTAAGCCATACGCTTCAAAATGACCAAAACTCGGGTCGGCTGTGCCTTTTAAAATGATATCTGGAGCTACATCTGTTGAATATGTAGTTGTACTATTTTCAACCTGTCCACCGGAATTGTTATAAGTAAGCTTTTCACCGTTAGCAGTATAAAAATTCCCACCCCATATAGATTGGGGATTTTCAATAGAAAGCCCTATATGATATTCGTGATTATGAAATCCTTTAACAAATCGCACGCCAGTATTGCGGGTCCACGTGAAACCAGGCACGTACTGAGCATCTATGACAAGTGGTATATCTTCACTACGCATAGACATACCTTTTTTGAACATAGTCGCCATAGACCATGCTTGCCCACCCATGACGTAGAAATCATGTGCATGATCCTCTAATTCACCATACATGAGACGTGAACGCAATACATAACTGTTACTCTGCCTTGAATTCGAAGAGGAACCTGCTCCCTGAAAATCTAACTCTGTGTATCCAGAAACACTAAGATTCGATGTAATATCTGCACCAACTAATGCTGCAAAACGACTCTGACGCTCAGACTGATGAAACTCATTTATATGAGCATTAGGACTATTGCCCCACGGGATAGCACCAAAATTTGAACTGATGTCAGCTGTTTCGTTGCGAGAACGGAACATTCCGGCCATTTCCACAAAACCACCCAATGTGATCGAGATACGACTTACATTAAATTGTCCTTTACGAAATCCTCTTGAAGGTGCATCTAGCGACATCGGCACAGGGATACCAGTAAGTTTTGCATATGTTGTTGGAGCGTTTTTAGCATCTGACGGCCCTACAGTCAGAAAAGGTCTCTTAGATAATTCCTCGCCCTCTCCAAAACGAACAGAGCCATCCATAG containing:
- a CDS encoding IS110 family RNA-guided transposase, whose product is MDKNEERLRQVVGGVDTHKDLHVAAIVDEQDHVIGTQSFPTTRQGYRQMLAWMRAAGDLVRVGVESTGSYGAGLLRYLQAAEVEVLEVTAPDRHDRRRRGKNDDLDAQNAAHAAFAGQRTVTPRRRDGMVEALRVLRACRKTAVSARRISLQMIQNTIIAAPDTLREHLRSMTRMQLIRTLAASRPDLTAYRDIEAAYRISLKSLARRYLELHDEIGELDLMIKAIVEELAPDLIARNSIGYNGAAQLLLTAGDNPDRLKSEASFAALCGVTPVPASSGKTIRHRLNRGGDRAANSALHIIAIGRLRTDEKTRAYVARRVAEGHSKLEVIRILKRYIAREVYGIIIRRHRDINATRFAT